One Rhodoluna sp. KAS3 DNA window includes the following coding sequences:
- a CDS encoding MFS transporter: MGLTNARGKVAQQATNATFFFQGVISTTQIPRIPELIDNLNVTFTVWGLIIGLAGLGSLIGLTMANRFIVRYGARRMVLIGSLAVSTLMMTLPWITNPWLFFTVQVVSGFCGSVMGIALNAQSVVLQKLLNRVVIGRFHASWSIGATASAAVAGVFAGFMPLWLHLTIVPLLSAIAFFWTTSKMLTTEEIGHANEKKSEKRIPFFKSPPQVWLLTAGLFTGVFPELCMMDWSAVFAQEAMGLNAGLGAIPYTIFSGAMIVGRLSIGRLTKRFHISELSKWGGIFGSVTLGLGVLLGPLLAQVDQILALVALSVLWGATGLGLAPMVPSFFTGAGFVKGLTTAQAMARMSLVNSIIIMGAKIFMGALAQNVNIVAAFIFPTALMLAAGFIAHVVAKRAKRADAVAMAFPPTGPISIIEN, encoded by the coding sequence ATGGGGCTCACCAACGCACGCGGCAAAGTTGCTCAACAGGCAACCAACGCAACTTTCTTCTTTCAGGGTGTAATTAGCACCACCCAGATTCCGCGCATTCCAGAGCTGATCGACAACCTAAACGTGACCTTCACCGTTTGGGGTTTGATCATTGGTTTGGCAGGCCTCGGTTCACTTATCGGTCTGACCATGGCCAACCGGTTTATTGTTCGTTACGGCGCCCGCCGAATGGTCTTGATCGGCAGCCTTGCTGTATCGACGCTCATGATGACCCTGCCATGGATTACTAACCCGTGGCTGTTCTTTACAGTGCAGGTAGTCAGCGGTTTTTGCGGCAGCGTGATGGGTATTGCCCTCAATGCCCAGTCGGTTGTTTTGCAGAAGCTGCTAAACCGTGTTGTGATTGGCCGGTTCCACGCCTCATGGAGCATCGGTGCCACCGCATCTGCTGCCGTGGCTGGTGTTTTTGCCGGTTTCATGCCGCTTTGGCTCCACCTGACCATCGTTCCGTTGCTTTCGGCGATCGCGTTTTTCTGGACCACCAGCAAGATGCTCACCACTGAAGAAATTGGCCACGCGAATGAAAAGAAGTCCGAAAAGCGGATTCCTTTCTTCAAGTCGCCACCGCAGGTTTGGCTGCTGACCGCAGGCCTTTTCACCGGTGTATTTCCGGAGCTCTGCATGATGGACTGGAGCGCAGTCTTTGCCCAAGAGGCCATGGGTCTAAACGCCGGCCTGGGTGCAATTCCGTACACAATTTTCTCGGGCGCAATGATCGTTGGTCGCCTCTCAATCGGCAGGCTGACCAAGCGCTTCCACATCAGTGAGCTTTCAAAGTGGGGCGGCATTTTTGGCAGCGTCACTCTGGGTCTTGGTGTGCTGCTCGGCCCTCTGCTTGCCCAAGTAGATCAGATTCTGGCGTTGGTCGCGCTCTCAGTTCTTTGGGGCGCAACCGGTCTTGGTCTAGCACCGATGGTGCCTTCGTTCTTCACCGGTGCTGGATTTGTGAAGGGCCTAACCACCGCCCAGGCAATGGCTCGCATGAGCTTGGTCAACTCCATCATCATTATGGGCGCCAAGATTTTCATGGGTGCGCTAGCTCAGAACGTAAACATTGTGGCTGCGTTCATTTTCCCAACAGCACTGATGCTGGCCGCCGGCTTCATCGCTCACGTGGTTGCAAAGCGTGCAAAGCGCGCAGACGCCGTGGCAATGGCGTTCCCGCCTACCGGCCCGATCTCAATCATCGAAAACTAA
- a CDS encoding LacI family DNA-binding transcriptional regulator, whose protein sequence is MAGIEDVAKLAGVSTATVSRALTGKAHVSEKTRQKVEAAAAELGYVASHSAYTLATGRNRNIGVIMPYVDRWFFSTMLESMGSTLIEHGYDLTLYNLSGGKIQREKIFKDFLGRKRVDALILVAVNPTADELEILNRLQRPVLGIGGPIEGARSLAMDDFNAGKLATEHLISLGHRKIANLGGYSGSDLEFNQPNTRTLGHLSALEDAGITQIPAWKMECDYTIPGAFFRTKQLLGDPHNAPTAIFCNSDEMAIGAIMAVKDLGLRVPQDISIVGIDNHDLSEFFGLSTVNQRVREQAKEATVWLLELLNQADDDARENRSEAVEWPVSLMVRSSTARPATEA, encoded by the coding sequence ATGGCTGGCATCGAAGACGTTGCAAAACTTGCAGGAGTTTCAACTGCTACCGTCTCGCGCGCACTAACCGGCAAGGCGCATGTTTCTGAAAAGACTCGTCAAAAGGTGGAGGCAGCCGCGGCAGAGCTGGGCTACGTAGCCTCTCACTCGGCCTACACGCTCGCAACCGGGCGCAACCGCAACATCGGTGTAATCATGCCCTACGTTGACCGCTGGTTCTTCTCGACCATGCTCGAGTCGATGGGATCAACCCTGATTGAGCACGGCTACGACCTGACCCTATACAACCTGAGCGGCGGAAAGATTCAGCGCGAGAAGATCTTCAAGGACTTCTTGGGCCGCAAGCGCGTGGACGCCTTGATCTTGGTGGCAGTGAATCCGACCGCTGATGAGCTTGAAATCTTGAACCGCCTGCAACGCCCAGTTTTGGGCATCGGTGGCCCGATTGAAGGCGCTAGAAGCCTGGCCATGGATGACTTCAACGCGGGCAAGCTGGCCACCGAACACCTGATTTCTTTGGGTCACCGCAAAATTGCCAACCTTGGTGGCTACAGCGGATCTGACCTTGAGTTCAACCAGCCAAACACCCGAACCCTTGGCCACCTATCGGCTTTGGAAGACGCGGGCATAACTCAGATTCCAGCTTGGAAAATGGAATGTGACTACACCATTCCGGGCGCATTCTTTAGAACCAAACAATTACTTGGAGACCCCCACAACGCGCCAACAGCCATCTTCTGCAACTCAGACGAGATGGCAATCGGTGCGATTATGGCAGTAAAGGACCTTGGTCTTCGGGTCCCGCAGGATATTTCCATTGTGGGCATCGACAACCACGACCTATCGGAGTTCTTTGGGCTGAGCACCGTAAACCAGCGTGTTCGTGAACAGGCTAAAGAGGCCACGGTTTGGCTACTTGAACTTCTGAACCAAGCTGATGATGATGCCCGCGAGAATCGCTCCGAGGCTGTCGAATGGCCAGTCTCGCTGATGGTGCGCTCGAGCACCGCACGCCCTGCAACCGAGGCTTAG
- a CDS encoding YajQ family cyclic di-GMP-binding protein: MADSTFDIVSKVDKQEANNALMQAQKEIESRYDFKGVGAEIDWSGEKILMKASSEERVKAVLDVFQSKLVKRGISLKSFVDGKPYPSGKEYRIEGELKNGIDQEQAKKISKIIREEGPKSVKSQIQGDELRVQSKSRDDLQATMALLKGKDLDIDVQFQNFR, translated from the coding sequence ATGGCTGACTCAACATTCGACATCGTAAGCAAAGTAGACAAGCAAGAAGCAAACAACGCTCTCATGCAGGCGCAGAAAGAGATTGAATCGCGCTACGACTTTAAGGGCGTAGGTGCAGAAATCGACTGGAGCGGCGAGAAGATTCTGATGAAGGCTTCTAGCGAGGAGCGCGTCAAGGCTGTTCTTGACGTTTTTCAGTCCAAGCTAGTCAAGCGTGGAATCTCACTAAAGAGCTTTGTTGACGGCAAGCCTTACCCATCGGGCAAGGAATACCGCATCGAGGGCGAGCTGAAGAATGGCATCGACCAAGAGCAGGCCAAGAAGATCTCGAAGATTATTCGCGAAGAAGGCCCTAAGAGCGTCAAGTCACAGATTCAGGGAGATGAACTTCGCGTTCAGTCAAAGAGCCGCGATGACCTCCAGGCCACCATGGCCCTCCTCAAGGGCAAAGACCTCGACATCGATGTGCAGTTTCAGAATTTCCGTTAG
- a CDS encoding polyprenyl synthetase family protein, whose product MKSLESGLELVEDGLLAATAHADKIAGASARHLVEAGGKRVRPTLVLLAAQLGDATKQDVLDAAVVVELTHLATLYHDDVMDDAPTRRGVPTAQMVWGNSVAILTGDLLFARASQVGSHLGQASLTLQADTFERLCLGQLHETIGPGEAEDATAHYIQVMADKTGSLISASARLGIMLSGAPAEYEEPMRVFGEKIGVAFQLIDDVIDISEAGPSGKTPGTDLRAGVPTLPVLLLRKAAAAGDAVASELIEFIDSGLEDDAKLAEALVRLRNHEVAELSYLEAKRWADEAIDALAPLPNGSVKSALEQFAQAVVERNN is encoded by the coding sequence CTGAAGTCTCTTGAGTCTGGCCTCGAGCTGGTCGAAGATGGCCTGTTGGCAGCAACTGCGCATGCCGACAAAATTGCTGGCGCTTCGGCACGACACCTGGTTGAAGCCGGTGGCAAACGTGTGCGCCCAACCTTGGTTTTGCTTGCGGCTCAACTTGGCGATGCCACCAAACAGGATGTACTTGATGCGGCCGTTGTAGTTGAGCTTACGCACCTAGCAACTTTGTACCACGATGACGTAATGGACGATGCCCCGACTCGTCGCGGTGTTCCAACCGCGCAAATGGTTTGGGGTAATTCGGTTGCTATTTTGACCGGAGACCTCCTGTTTGCTCGGGCCTCTCAGGTGGGTTCGCACCTCGGCCAGGCATCGTTGACCCTCCAGGCCGATACTTTTGAGCGCCTGTGTCTAGGTCAACTTCACGAGACCATCGGTCCAGGTGAAGCTGAAGACGCCACCGCGCATTACATCCAGGTGATGGCCGATAAGACCGGATCTTTGATTTCTGCGTCTGCGCGCCTGGGTATCATGCTCTCTGGTGCGCCAGCGGAATACGAAGAGCCGATGCGTGTTTTCGGAGAGAAAATCGGTGTGGCATTTCAGCTGATTGATGACGTAATTGATATCTCTGAAGCCGGGCCATCGGGCAAAACTCCGGGCACCGATCTTCGTGCCGGCGTGCCGACTTTGCCGGTGCTTTTGCTGCGCAAGGCTGCTGCTGCCGGAGATGCCGTTGCGTCGGAGCTAATTGAATTTATTGACTCAGGTCTTGAAGATGATGCAAAGTTGGCCGAAGCTCTGGTTCGTTTGCGCAACCATGAGGTCGCCGAACTTTCTTATCTCGAGGCAAAGCGTTGGGCTGATGAGGCCATCGATGCCTTGGCACCGCTGCCGAACGGTTCGGTGAAGTCAGCGCTTGAGCAATTTGCTCAGGCAGTAGTAGAACGCAATAACTAA